In Micropterus dolomieu isolate WLL.071019.BEF.003 ecotype Adirondacks linkage group LG17, ASM2129224v1, whole genome shotgun sequence, one genomic interval encodes:
- the ywhag2 gene encoding 14-3-3 protein gamma-B, whose protein sequence is MVDREQLVQKARLAEQAERYDDMAAAMKSVTELNEALSNEERNLLSVAYKNVVGARRSSWRVISSIEQKTSADGNEKKIEMVRAYREKIEKELEAVCQDVLNLLDNFLIKNCSETQHESKVFYLKMKGDYYRYLAEVATGEKRATVVESSEKAYNEAHEISKEHMQPTHPIRLGLALNYSVFYYEIQNAPEQACHLAKTAFDDAIAELDTLNEDSYKDSTLIMQLLRDNLTLWTSDQQDDEGGEGNN, encoded by the exons ATGGTTGATCGCGAGCAGCTGGTGCAGAAAGCCAGGCTGGCTGAACAGGCGGAGAGGTATGATGATATGGCAGCTGCTATGAAATCG GTAACAGAGCTGAACGAGGCCCTGTCCAACGAGGAGAGGAACCTCCTGTCTGTGGCCTACAAGAACGTGGTTGGGGCCCGTCGCTCCTCCTGGAGGGTGATCTCCAGCATCGAGCAGAAGACCTCGGCTGATGGCAATGAAAAGAAGATTGAGATGGTCAGGGCCTACCGGGAGAAGATTGAGAAAGAGCTGGAGGCCGTGTGCCAGGATGTGCTGAACCTTCTGGACAACTTCCTGATCAAGAACTGCAGCGAGACGCAGCACGAGAGCAAGGTGTTCTACCTGAAGATGAAGGGCGACTACTACCGGTACCTGGCCGAGGTGGCCACAGGCGAGAAGAGGGCCACTGTGGTGGAGTCGTCGGAAAAGGCCTACAACGAGGCCCACGAGATCAGCAAGGAGCACATGCAGCCCACCCACCCCATCCGCTTGGGCTTAGCTCTCAACTACTCAGTGTTTTACTACGAGATCCAGAACGCCCCGGAGCAGGCCTGTCATCTGGCCAAGACCGCCTTCGACGACGCCATCGCCGAGCTCGACACCCTCAACGAGGACTCCTACAAAGACTCCACTCTCATCATGCAGCTGCTCCGAGACAACTTGACACTGTGGACAAGTGACCAGCAGGATGACGAGGGAGGGGAGGGCAACAATTAA
- the LOC123986039 gene encoding vacuolar protein sorting-associated protein 37D-like isoform X5, which translates to MAVMSLSVHFGALRTRELRNLLQDEDKINHIIRCSEKFQGLQRAAEKRLLSNQKMAKISLSQKTQFRDAKLLLAMKYKELEKLRSIIQAKQEQLGKHSVHYYQQCLLKKINRAEEECEWDISPNSCCFRGLRRGKHRWQISWIPFSPCKNSNTSG; encoded by the exons ATGGCCGTCATGTCTCTGTCGGTGCATTTTGGTGCTCTGAGAACCAGGGAGCTGCGAAACCTGCTGCAAgatgaagacaaaataaatcatatcATCAGGTGTAGTGAGAAG TTCCAGGGGCTGCAGAGGGCTGCAGAGAAGAGGCTGCTTTCAAAtcaaaaaatggcaaaaatcaGTCTTTCTCAAAAAACTCAATTTAGAGACGCTAAGTTGCTACTTGCAATGAAGTACAAGGAACTGGAAAAACTTAGAAGCATCATCCAGGCCAAACAAGAACAACTTG GAAAGCACAGTGTCCATTATTATCAGCAGTGCCTCCTGAAGAAGATAAATCGTGCAGAGGAGGAGTGTGAG TGGGATATTTCTCCCAACAGCTGCTGTTTCAGAGGTTTGCGGAGGGGAAAACACCGGTGGCAGATTTCTTGGATTCCTTTCTCACCCTGCAAAAACTCCAACACATCAGGTTAG
- the LOC123986039 gene encoding vacuolar protein sorting-associated protein 37D-like isoform X4: MAVMSLSVHFGALRTRELRNLLQDEDKINHIIRCSEKFQGLQRAAEKRLLSNQKMAKISLSQKTQFRDAKLLLAMKYKELEKLRSIIQAKQEQLVGKHSVHYYQQCLLKKINRAEEECEWDISPNSCCFRGLRRGKHRWQISWIPFSPCKNSNTSG, translated from the exons ATGGCCGTCATGTCTCTGTCGGTGCATTTTGGTGCTCTGAGAACCAGGGAGCTGCGAAACCTGCTGCAAgatgaagacaaaataaatcatatcATCAGGTGTAGTGAGAAG TTCCAGGGGCTGCAGAGGGCTGCAGAGAAGAGGCTGCTTTCAAAtcaaaaaatggcaaaaatcaGTCTTTCTCAAAAAACTCAATTTAGAGACGCTAAGTTGCTACTTGCAATGAAGTACAAGGAACTGGAAAAACTTAGAAGCATCATCCAGGCCAAACAAGAACAACTTG TAGGAAAGCACAGTGTCCATTATTATCAGCAGTGCCTCCTGAAGAAGATAAATCGTGCAGAGGAGGAGTGTGAG TGGGATATTTCTCCCAACAGCTGCTGTTTCAGAGGTTTGCGGAGGGGAAAACACCGGTGGCAGATTTCTTGGATTCCTTTCTCACCCTGCAAAAACTCCAACACATCAGGTTAG
- the camkk1b gene encoding calcium/calmodulin-dependent protein kinase kinase 1b, which yields MSSDTVCRAEPDSGDNGELADLVAAMNVAANRMTPPNGYRSVTPRTTNSHRKMSLQERGSRISRQPTIETKRVSITGADDCVQLNQYKLNKEIGKGSYGVVKLAYNEDSEQYYAMKVVSKKRLMRLCGFPRRLPPQGSNSQQDAFPKAMLPLERVYKEIAILKKLDHPNVVKLVEVLDDPAEDGLHMAFELMEKGPVMEVPTDDPLTEEQARFYFRDVVLGIEYLHYHKIIHRDIKPSNLLLGEDGHVKIADFGVSNEFEGTDALLSSTAGTPAFMAPEMMTEHEQSFSGKALDVWAMGVTLYCFVFGKCPFYDDYIVSLHSKIKSKPVEFPETPLISNELKELIESMLDKNPETRITVPEMKLHPWVTENGSNPLPLEEEHCTAVEVTEEEVQNSVKLIPSLSTVILVKSMLRKRSFSNPFECQGRRAERSMSAPGGLLTGCWGSLGSTPQPHPSLRKVSNEGSRDGELEDLYEDDTFTESAD from the exons ATGAGCTCCGACACGGTCTGCAGGGCAGAGCCGGACTCGGGGGACAACGGCGAGCTGGCAGACTTGGTGGCAGCCATGAACGTGGCCGCAAACCGCATGACCCCTCCTAATGGCTACAGGTCCGTTACTCCGAGGACCACAAACTCTCACAGGAAGATGTCGCTGCAGGAGAGGGGGAGCCGCATTTCCCGACAGCCCACCATCGAAACCAAACGTGTGTCCATTACAGGCGCCGAT gACTGTGTCCAGCTCAACCAGTATAAATTGAATAAAGAGATTGGAAAG GGTTCTTATGGAGTGGTAAAACTAGCTTATAATGAAGATTCTGAACAGTACTAT GCAATGAAAGTTGTTTCCAAGAAGAGGCTGATGAGGCTGTGTGGATTCCCGC GCCGCCTACCTCCTCAAGGGTCAAACTCACAGCAGGATGCGTTCCCTAAAGCCATGTTGCCTCTGGAGAGAGTGTACAAGGAGATTGCCATCCTGAAGAAGCTGGACCATCCAAATGTTGTTAAACTGGTGGAG GTGCTTGATGATCCTGCTGAAGATGGCCTTCATATGG CCTTCGAATTGATGGAAAAAGG CCCGGTGATGGAGGTGCCTACAGACGACCCTCTCACAGAGGAGCAGGCTCGCTTTTACTTCAGAGACGTCGTCCTGGGGATAGAGTACT TGCACTACCACAAGATCATCCACAGGGACATCAAACCCTCCAACCTGCTACTTGGGGAGGACGGTCACGTCAAGATCGCAGACTTTGGTGTGAGCAACGAGTTCGAGGGGACAGACGCCCTCCTGTCGAGCACGGCGGGGACGCCGGCCTTCATGGCCCCCGAAATGATGACCGAACATGAGCAGAGCTTCAGCGGAAAG GCGTTAGACGTGTGGGCGATGGGAGTCACACTGTACTGTTTTGTCTTTGGGAAG TGTCCTTTTTATGACGACTATATCGTCTCTCTGCACAGCAAGATCAAGAGCAAACCTGTGGAGTTTCCAGAGAC GCCACTGATAAGCAATGAACTGAAGGAGCTTATTGAAAGTATGCTGGATAAAAACCCTGAAACAAGAATCACCGTCCCTGAAATGAAG CTCCATCCGTGGGTGACAGAGAATGGCTCCAATCCTCTTCCTCTGGAGGAGGAGCACTGCACGGCAGTCGAGGTCACTGAGGAGGAGGTGCAGAACAGCGTCAAACTCATCCCCAGCCTTTCCACTGTG ATTCTGGTGAAGTCTATGCTGAGGAAGAGGTCTTTCAGTAATCCCTTTGAGTGTCAGGGCCGACGGGCGGAGAGGTCCATGTCTGCCCCTGGAGGTCTTCTTAC TGGTTGTTGGGGCTCATTGGGGTCAACACCTCAGCCTCATCCTTCCTTGAG GAAAGTCAGCAACGAGGGGAGCAGAGATGGAGAATTGGAGGACTTGTATGAAGACGATACATTTACCGAGAGTGCAGATTAA
- the si:ch211-105f12.2 gene encoding RIMS-binding protein 2-like produces METSLELDVLIYPDEVRIVTPEELIEWELETASQVSIPTVRLFVALYPYNPAAMSPNHDTAAEELPFVPGQIIKVFGDKDNDGFFHGESGGLSGYVPSNMVAEIPVDDEYLKHLLMQQGFLPVDHTDMSLTPSLSDVASIPDDVIVRRMVALFDYDPWESSPNMDSEVELGFRSGDIIYVLGEMDQDGFYYGDLCGRRGLVPSNFLQPLPWD; encoded by the exons ATGGAGACAAGTCTGGAGTTGGATGTTTTGATATACCCAGATGAAGTAAGGATTGTTACTCCGGAGGAACTCATAGAATGGGAACTTGAGACTGCGAGCCAGGTGTCCATACCCACCGTCCGACTCTTTGTGGCACTTTACCCATATAATCCTGCTGCAATGTCTCCCAACCATGACACGGCTGCAGAGGAGCTGCCTTTTGTACCAGGCCAGATAATCAAG GTGTTTGGagacaaagacaatgatggtttCTTTCATGGTGAGTCTGGTGGTCTCTCCGGTTATGTACCAAGTAACATGGTGGCTGAAATCCCAGTGGACGACGAGTACCTGAAGCATCTACTCATGCAGCAGGGATTCCTGCCTGTGGACCACACAG ATATGTCTCTAACGCCAAGTTTGAGCGACGTAGCCAGCATCCCTGATGATGTGATTGTTCGACGAATGGTGGCCTTATTTGACTATGATCCGTGGGAGAGTTCACCCAACATGGACAGTGAA GTTGAACTTGGTTTTCGTTCAGGAGACATTATATATGTGTTAGGTGAGATGGATCAAGACGGATTTTACTAT GGGGATCTGTGTGGACGACGAGGTTTGGTTCCATCAAACTTCCTGCAGCCACTGCCCTGGGATTAG